The window GGAAGTATCCATTGCTCACAATGCCATCGTACATGGCTGTACAATAAAGGATCGGGTGATGATAGGAATGGGAGCCATCGTTATGGATGATGCAGTGGTCAACGAAGGTGCTGTAATTGCTGCAGGGGCTGTGGTTCTTGCGGGCACTATCGTAGAAAGCAACAGCATTTATGCAGGGATCCCGGCAAAGCGAGTCAAAGAAACAGGAAAGGAAATGAAGGAGGCCATTACAAGAATTGCCTCCAACTATCCTAAGTATGCCAGTTGGTATAAAGACGAATAAGCTAGACGGTTTCTTCCGGTCTGAATCGCATGGATTCGGGGTAGGGGAAGGCATGGATCAATTCCCCTTTTTTTAGTTTGGATTGAATGCCGCTCCAATATTCAGGGTCAAACAACTCCGGGTTGTTTTCAATAAAATAGGCCTTTACATCTTGTCTGCCGATCATGAACCGTTTAAAATCTTCCGGAAACACATCATTTTCCTTGATTTCATACCATGGTCTTGAAGCATATATTTGATCATAGGTTTGAGGTTTTGGCTTGGCGCGGAAATTCATGCAATGCAAAAATTCAATTTCATCATAATCATAAAAAATGACTCTATTTTGCCGTGTTACTCCAAAATTTTTGGTCATCATGTCACCCGGGAAAATATTTGCTTGGGCCATCTGTAAGATGGCTTTGGCATATTCATCAACTGCATGTTTGGCTTCTTCTAGGCTGCAGGTTTCCAAGTAAAGATTTAAGGGTCGCAAACGCCTTTCAATGTACAAGTGTTTGATTACAAGTGTATCTCCCTCAATGGATAAAAGGGAATTTACATTGGTTTTCAACTCCTTCATCAATAAGGGGTCTATTCTATTTAATGGGAGCCTGAAATTTTCAAATTCATGGGTGTCAGCCATTCTACCCACCCTGTCATGTAGCCCCACCAGTTTGTATTTTTCTTTTACTTGTTGCCTGGTCATGTTTTTAGGAGGTTCAAAATGGTCTTTGATAAGCTTAAAAACAATGTTTGAAGAAGGAAGGGTGAAAACGGTCATCACCATGCCTTTGATTCCTTCAGCTAAAATAAAATGGTCCTCACTCTGCTCTAGGTGGTTTGTAAAATCTTTGTAGAAAGCTGTTTTACCATGTTTATTAAAGCCTATGGCATTGTACAACTCATAGGGGCGTTTGTGTTGGATAACTGATTGGAGAAAATTAACTGTTTGTGAGGGAATGGCTATTGGGGCCATAAAGTAGGATCTTGTATAACTGAAAATCCCACTCATTATATTGGGATCAAAAATAAGCGTGTCGGCAAATATGCCTTTCTCATTATGCAAAAAGGGAATGATAAAAGGCATCCATTTATTACCCAGATAGGTTCTACCTATTAAATATGCTGCTTTATTGCGATAGAACACATCCCTCAATACTTGTGTGGTGGTTTCTTTGGTTGCTTTGTACCTGCTTAAAATCACCTTTTTAACACTTTCTACTAAAAAATTGATGTCTTTTTCTTTTTGATAATAAGGAACGCCAAAGTCAAATTCTTCCAAGATTTTTGTAAAAGCATCATGTAGTTCTACCTGCGCAGGGTAGTTTCTAAATAAAGATTCGTCAATGCTATCCATTTCGTTGGTTCCTGACAAATCATAAAACATCAGTGATTCATCAATCAGTTTTCCCGGAAATACTTTTCTAAAAACCGAATTAAAAAATGTACCTGCTAGCTCTCTGTCTTCATTTGAAGCGATGGCATGAAAATAACTTTCTCGAATTTTAGCCCAAACTTCCTTGTTGTCCGCCTTCTCATTAAGCAATGCCTTGCAGGTTGTGATAATAGCTTTGAGTTGGTCTTTATACAAGCGCAATCTTTCTCTGTGGTTGGCATGTAATTGTTGCCAATCTCTATTTTTAAAGTTTTCAGGAATCCTCAGGGTGATTTGTTTGAAATCACTGATGTAGGTATCATAACCATTCAAAATCGTTTCAACTATGTTACTAATAAGTTCTTTACTCATAATGGCTGTACCTTTTGGTCAAGGGATTGATTAGAGGGGGATATTAGAATATTATTTTTTTATTGCAAAATTATTAACCTTTGGATTTGCAGATTTATTCCTTAATTTCGTTCGAGTTTATTCTGTTTAGAATAAACACAATAGGTTTAATAGGTTTGATAAGTGAAAAAGGCCTGAATAATATTCAGGCCTTTTTTCAATCCAAAAAACACCCGCATATGGATTTAGGTCACTTGGTAAACAATTTGGTGAAAGTTCTGGAGGGACCTTTGCCCGGTAGGTCAGCGCAAGAGCGAATGGCTCCTATACCTCTTGAGATGGATCGTTTTGATAAACAACAGATGGTAAATGCCAGAAAAGGCGCTGTGCTGATGTTAATATGCCCTTCCCCGGATCAAAAAAATATTTTTGTACCTTTTATAAAAAGAGCTACTTATGAAGGGGTGCACAGTGGTCAGATTGCTTTGCCCGGAGGAAAGAAGGAACATACAGATCAAGATTTAGGTGAAACGGCATTGAGGGAGACAGAGGAAGAAATTGGAGTGGCGAGTGACAGCATTCAAATCATTGGTTCTTTGACTGATCTTTACATTCCTCCTAGTAATTTTTCTGTAAGGCCTTTTATTGGTTATTCATCAAAATCCCCAACTTTTTTAATTGACAAAAGAGAAGTTGACCGGCTAATTTTATGCAATTTCGATGAATTAACAGATGAGGCCATTGTAAAGAAAAAGGGGATGGACTTGGCCGGAGGTCATCGGATCCAGGCGCCCTATTATGAAATTAATCAAGAAGTGGTTTGGGGGCTACGGCGATGATATTAAGTGAGTTTTTAACGCTTTGGAAAGAAATCAAATAAATGTGGAAAGTGCGCTAATTACAAATGATGCAGTAGTTTTTGGCCTCCTTATGGGAGTACTTGGTTTGGTTTTCTATACCTCTGCAAGTGCCCACCCGGTTTTTAAAGCCATATACCGGGTAGTGCCGGTGGTTTTATTGTGTTATTTTCTGCCTGCATTGTTCAATACCATAGGTCTAATATCCGGAAATGATTCTCAGTTGTATTTTGTAGCTTCAAGGTATTTATTACCTACTTCTTTGGTTTTACTAACCTTAAGTATTGATCTCAAAAGCATTGCGAAGTTAGGCCCAAAAGCGCTTATTATGTTTTTGACCGGAACATTTGGTATTGTGATAGGTGGACCGGTGTCCTTATTTTTAGTAGCTCAGTTTTTCCCTGAAGTATTGGGAGGAACCGGGGCTGATGAAACCTGGAGAGGTCTCGCCACCATTGCCGGGAGCTGGATAGGAGGAAGTGCCAACCAAACCGCTATGTTGGAGCTATTTGGAGCTAGCCCTATGCTTTTTAGTCAAATGATAGCAGTAGATGTTATTGTTGCGAATCTATGGATGGCATTTTTGTTGTATTGGGCAGGAAACCCAGGGTTTTTTGATAAAATTTTAAAGGCAGATACTTCGGCCATTACAGCACTGAAGAAGAAGGTAGAGATCCAACAAAAGAATAACGTTAAAATTCCCAATTTGTCCGATGCCATGACCATCCTAGGTCTCGGTTTTTTTATTACCGGGTGTTCTCATTTCTTCGGAACCTATTTGGGAGACTTTATTGGTGAAAATTATCCTGAACTGAAACCCTATTCATTGGACTCTAGATTCTTTTGGTTGGTAATTTTAGCTACCACAGGAGGTTTGATTTTGTCTTTTACACGGTGGAGAAAATTAGAAAATGTAGGGGCTTCCAGAATGGGTAGTGTTTTGCTTTATGTCCTTGTGGCTACCATAGGAATGCAGATGGACCTTGCTGCGGTATTAGACAACCCAGTTTATTTTTTGGTTGGAATTATTTGGATGGGATTTCATATATTGTTTATGCTCATTGTAGCCTTTATTATTAAGGCCCCATTTTTCTATGTGGCCATAGGTTCTCAGGCCAATGTAGGAGGAGCGGCATCTGCGCCGATAGTTGCCTCTGCTTTTCATCCAGCTTTGGCACCGGTAGGCGTTCTTTTGGCTGTATTGGGCTACGGTGTTGGTACCTATGGTGCTTATATATGTGGCATATTGTTGCAATTGGCCTTTGGAGGATAGCTATGAAACCCAGGAGAAAATACATTTTTATTTGTAACGGAAAGGATTGTAAAAAGAATGATAGCAAATCCTTTTCCTCATCCCTCAAACAAGCAGTGAGTATAGCGCCTTTAAAAGGTAATTTTAAATTGGTTAAGACAAAGTGTATGGATTGTTGTAAATCAGGTCCAATAGCTGTATATAATAATCAACTGGTGAAAAAAGGAGATACTGATAAATTAATCCAATTTCTTATGAAAGACCTTTTATAACAAGAATATACAATTAATTAAATATATTCGGGAAAGTGTATTATTTATGACTTGACTACTTTTTACGGTGTATTTATAAATTATTGCATTTATTTTTGCATATTTATTTTTTAGTAGTCATTAGGGGCTTTGTTTTTATTATTCAAAATTGTTAGAGATTTGAATATTGTTAGTAACTTATAGGATTAAACCTATGGAACCCAATACCTAGTGTTCTCAGTTTTTAATTTAGCATTGTGACAGGTTAATACCTGATTTTAATCATGGAAAAAGAGTTTTATAAAAATCTCTTTCAAGGCAATGAAAAGAGCCTTGATTTATTTTTGGTATTTGATAACAGCCAAGTGATATTTTCGAGTGGTAATTGGCAAGGGCGATTATCTGAGGAAGCATCATGGGAAAATTATTTATCAAATTTTAAAGGGTTGGTTATCGATATTAATTCATTCTTTAATGATTCATCCCAAACTCATTTCCGTAGCCTTTCTAATTACGATCAAAAATTGGGACTTCAAATTTGGGTGGAAGGAAAGGTTGTGGAAGGTAAGGGTAAGATCTGCGTAGCTAATGGTAAATATATAGAAGGAGTTTCTTTTCTATCAAGCGAATTATTATTAGATAATGAGCAAAGTATTTCTTTAGGACAGGAAGATGTTACAGCCTTTTTAAAGGGTAAGTTGGAATTTGATCAGCAGGTTAATGAAGTCTCTGCTGCATTTTTAAATGCTTCAGAGGATGAATGGGACAAGGTTTTCCTTAAAGCTTTGGCAATGGTGGTCAAATTTCAAGGTGCAGATGTGGGTAATTTTTTTTATGTCAACCATGAGTTGGAGCAACTGGAATGTTTTTTTGAATACAAGGCAAACCCTGATGCCGGATTACTTAAAATAAACCAAACCATATCCATTGTAGGGCAGAAGTCTTTTTTAAGCCATTTAAAAAGTGCCGGATTTATTGCTGTGGGTGACCTGAAAAAATCAATTTACAAGGATTCTTTTGAGGCTTTAATCGCGGAGAAATTTGGTTTTACAGCTTATATCATTGTTCCTATTTTTGCAGATAACAATCTATTGGGTTTATTTACTTTAAGTAGTGCTAAGGCCCAACCCAACTGGACGCCTAATCATAAGAATAGATTTGGAATCAGGCAATTGGCTGATGTATTTGGAGCTGCAGTAATCAATCGATCTACAAAATCCAAGCTGTTCAGAAATGAGAAATTACTGAGCTCTACAGAGGTATTGGCCAAATCAGGTTCCTGGAGATTGCAGAATACCGGAAGGAAGATTTTTCTTTCAAAGGGTATCAATCGAATATTTGACTTGGACCCATCTTTGGATGTTTTAGAGGTAGGTGAATTATTATCACTTATATCGTCTCCGGATAGGGAGCGTGTCAAAGCTAAAGTCCAGGAAGCATTGGCTCATAGAAAATCTGTTTCCGGTGAATTTGTCTTCACCAACCCCAACGGGAAGGAAAAACACATTTCATATCTTATTCAAATAAATCAACTCACTGCTAAAAGTAACTTAGAGGTTTTTGGTTATTGTAATGACATAACCGAGAAAAAAACTGTTGAGCGCAGACTTTTATTCGAATCTCAGATTCTCGCTCAGGTAAATGAACCAATTTATGTTACTGACCTTAGTTTGAATGTGGTTTATATGAATGAGGTGGCAATTTTTGAAGGAGAGCCCACTCAAAATGGTCAGGGTGGAAAGATTAGCGATTTTTTCAAAATCACCAATGATCCAAATATCTCATTCCAACAATTAATTGAAATTGCATCGGAATCAGGGATATGTGTGGAAGAACTTCAGATATTAGATAATTCAGGGAAGGTTCAACCCTATGAAGTTTCTGTCAAACCCATTCAGAATGCAGAAATAGAAAAAATTGGCTATTCTTTTCTGATGAGGAACCTTACTACCAAGATTCAGCGTGAGGAAATGGCAAAAAAAGCCAAGCTTATTATTGAGAATAGTCCTGCCGTACTGTTTGAAGTTGAGCCGAATGAAGGATTCAAAATCTCTTATATTACAGAAAACATTAATCAGTTTGGATACCTTGCCGAAAATTTAGTTGAGGAAGCCCAAAGTCTAAAAGATTTTATTCATCCTGAAGATCATTGCACTTTTGAAAAAGAACTTTTACAAGGAGAAAGGACCCAATACAGCAGAGAGTATAGGTTTTTAACAGCAGATGGGGATTATAAATGGGTGGAGGATAAAATTCGCCCTAAATTTGATGCTGAAGGAAATGTGGTGCTATATGAAGGTTTATTTCATGATGTTAGCGATAGAAGAAAGGACAGGCTTGAAATTGAGAAAATTCAGGACAGGTACCGAGTTCTGGCCTCCAATATTCCATTCACCAATGTGTTTTTAATCGACAAGAGCTTAAGGTACTTGGTGGCTGAAGGATTGAACTTCGACAACTGGGGTTTCGATAAGTCTTACTTTGAAGGTAGAAAAATTTCGGAAGTACATACCGTAACGCGCAAAGTGGTGGAACCATTGGTTACGAATGCAGTAGAGAAGAAAAAAACGCTTTCTGATACTTTAAACTATCTGGGGAGGATTTATGAATTGACTGCCAAGCCGATCTTTAAAGATGACCATTTGGAATACATTTTAGGGATCGTTAGAGATATTACAGAGGAATATGTAGCCAAAAAGGAACTGAAAAAAAGTGAAATTAAGTACAGAAGCCTAGTAGAGGAGTCTACTGAAATCATTTTTTCTATTACAGCCCAATTGGAATTAAGTTACGTTTCTCCCAATATCAAGCAGTTTTTAGGGTATGAGACTTATGAATTTACAAGCGGAGACTTTACTGATTACCTTCACCCTGAAGATGCACAAGTATTACAAAATGGTAACGTAAGTTCTATCAATTATTTTAAAGAACATCCGATATTCGAGTTTAGACTTAGGCATAGGAAAGGGCATTATCGGATTTTTAGCTCAAGCGGTAAAGTTATAAGAGACGAAAAGAATGAAATCCGGTATTATACAGGGATAGCCAGAGACATTACCAAATTAAAAGAGACGCAGAAAGAACTGTACAAAGCAAAAGAAAGAGCAGAAGCAGCCTTGAATGCTAAAAGTCAATTTTTGTCCGTGATGAGTCATGAGATAAGGACACCAATGAACGCGGTAATAGGGCTTTCCCATCTTCTGATAGAAGACAATCCAAGGGAGGACCAATTGGAAAATTTGCGTACTTTACAATTTTCAGCGGAAAACCTTCTGGGCCTTATTAATGATATCTTGGACTTCAACAAGATTGATTCCGGAAAACTGATTTTGGAACGGGTACCTTTTGAACCAAAAAATCTAATCAATAGGATTATTCATTCTTACAGTTACCAAATCAGGGATAAAGCCTTGGAAATTATCTATGAGCCGGATTTTTCTATTCCCAATACACTTGTAGGAGACCCTGTACGAATTGCCCAGATCCTAAATAACCTGATTAGCAATGCGATTAAATTTACAGACAAAGGGTTTATTAAAATTATACTCGAACTTGTCAATAAAGAAAGTGACCATGTTAACATTCGATTTACTGTAAAAGATTCAGGAATAGGAGTTGCCCCGAGTAAGGTGGATAGTATTTTTGATGCTTTTACACAGGCAAGTTCAGATACAACAAGAAAGTATGGAGGTACAGGTTTAGGTCTGGCTATTGTAAAAAAGCTTACCAAGCTATTTGGTACAGAAATTCACTTGGAATCCAAGTTGGGTGAAGGTTCTACCTTCTGGTTTGATATACGGTTTAAGGTACAACAGGAGTCCATGCGAAAGTCTAAGGCCAAGAAAGTGGTAAAAGACGACCACCTTGGAGACAAAAGGATTCTAGTGGCTGAAGACAATCTCGTGAACCAAGTCTTACTTAGAAAATACCTTTCCAAATGGGGAGTGGGTGAAATAAAATTTGCTGACAACGGAAAAATAGCATTGGATCTATTTGTCAAAAATGATTTCGACTTGGTTCTTCTTGATTTGCAAATGCCTGAAATGGACGGGTTTGAGGTGGCAAAAATTATCCGTAAGCTAGACTTGGTAGCGAAAAGAAACGTGCCAATTATAGCACTAACAGCCTCCTCCTTGCTTGAAGTAAAAGACCAGCTTGAAGCTTCCGGGATGGACGATTACGTTTCCAAACCATTCACCCCTGAGAATTTATATGGTAAAATAATCAACTATCTCTGATTTTGTATGGATTTTTATGGTTAAACGGTAGCAAGATTCCCCGGCTAAAATTATATCTTTGCATCTTTAAATAGCCCTATGAGATGGATCTTATACATACCCCTTTGGTTGGGATTAGCCTTTAATTTACATGCCCAAGGCAATGTTTCTGAGCGGTCTACCATTTATGTGTTGGCCGGTACCTCGGGAGCTAATATCAGAGAATTCAATGAGATGCTTGCTGATAAAGGTATTTCAAACCTTAGAGGAGGATATACCACTTTAGGGGTAGGCTACCAATACAGATTGTCCGATTTTATTTTGGGTTTTGAGCTCTATCAAAATACCGGGGCAAATTCCTATTACAGGGATTATGTAATTGATAATAGAAGTACCCGTTTTTACATGAATGTTGGGTATGCACTTACCCAAGAAAGTAATTTTCACCTGATTCATTACATGTCTTTAGGGGCAGGTTATGTCAACTTTGAAATGCTAAAGGATCAGAGAAATGTAGAAGACTTTAGCGCATTTTTGCAGCAACCTGAACAGGGTTTTATTTTAAGAGAGCGAAATATTCATAAGGGGACCCAAAACTTCGGAGGGTTTTTAACTGAAATTGGCTTTCAGTTTGGATATGATTTTAGTCTTCCGGGCCTTGAAGAAACTGTTGGTCTCTTAGGAAAGTTTGGCTATTCCTTTAGCCCTTTTGAAGGGGCTTGGGAAATGAATGACATTACATTTGATAACCTACAGAGCGGAGCTTTTTTTCGGTTGGGTGCAGGGTTGTCAATGCCTGACAAAAACTTGTTTTTTCCTGATGCCGGAATTGGTGCCCATTTCTTTTATGGTTACAATTTCACCAAGCCCGGCATGCTTAATGAATATTTGGTCAACAACGGCTTGTCTCCGTTTAAAGATCAACCCAACAATTTTGGGATGAAGATCATCGGAGGAAATCGCAGGTGGTTGTATTCTTTTGATGTTTTCAATATTGCCAACTCTGGAAGGGCCAGTGAAAATCAAGACCACACACTCAATAGTGTAAGGTTGTATGGGAACTATGGTTATCAGCTTTACAAAATGAGAAATCTTGAACTTGGTGTGATGGCCGGCTTAGGCTATGGGAATGTCCGATACACACTATCAAAAGATAATAAGCCGGATTTTCCTGCATTGTTTGAGGAGCCGGATTACGATGGCTACTTAAAAAGCAGCGGGTTAATGGCTAAATCCGAAGTGATGGTGGCTTATGCAATACCTGTATTTAAGAAGATGTTTAGGATGGTTTCCTCAGCACATGCTGGTTACGAACAGCCTTTAAATAAGTATAAATTTGGAGATTTGAACATGACCAATTATATGGCCGGGCCCTATTTTCAAATTGGCCTTGGAATAAGGCCTTGACGAAATCCTCGCGCTGTTGGGATAGGAAAATATTTCGAGGACAGTACATTATGCTTTAGCAGTTTACATTAAAAAAATAAAACTACGACCAATATTTATTTGTTAGGCAAAGTCTTCCAACAAATTAGATTTCAAAAATAACAACTATTTACATCTCCTATTTGTTTAGGTTAGAAGATTGAGGAGATTTATTAAACCCTATATCTCTATAGGTTATTAAAGATTTTCACAAAAAAAAGAACTTATTTACTGAATTCATGTTACTTTTGAATCGCTTATCGAGAAAGACGGAGGGTAGGGCCCTATGATGTCTTAGCAACCTGAGTTAACAAGGTGCTAATTCCCGTTCCGGAAATGCCGGATAAAGATGAGCCGCAAAAGTTAGAAAAATGCTCTAGTTTTACATCGGTTCATGCTCGTATAAGCTTTTTATTTTAATATACGATTCAAATGGCAAACAGAACCAACTTATTACTTCAACAATTACAAAAGCGCATTTTGATATTGGATGGTGCTATGGGTACCATGATCCAAAGATATGGGCTTAAGGAGGAAGATTTTAGAAATCAAGAACTTGCCACTGTCAAAAAATCATTAAAAGGTAACAATGACTTGCTGTCTTTGACCCGGCCGGATATCATCAAAGCGATACACAAAGCTTATTTTGAAGCAGGAGCAGACATTGTAGAAACCAATACTTTTAGCAGTACCACAATTGCTCAGGAAGATTACGGACTTGCAGAACTGGCCTATAAACTCAATTTTGAGTCTGCCAAGCTTGCCCGAGAAGTGGCCGACGAATTCTCCGCCGACGAACCTGAAAAACCAAGATTTGTGGCAGGAGCTATTGGGCCAACCAACAGAACTGCTTCCCTATCTCCGGATGTAAATGACCCCGGTTTCAGAGCTGTAAGCTTTGACCAATTGGTCAGTGCCTATGCGGAGCAGGTAGAAGGGTTATTGGATGGAGGTGTGGATACCCTTTTGGTTGAAACGGTATTTGATACCTTAAATGCCAAAGCAGCAATTTTTGCCATTCAAGAAGTTTATGAAAAGAGGGGATTACCCTTGGAACCTTCAGAAGGAGGCATTCCCATAATGGTCTCGGGAACCATCACTGATGCTTCCGGAAGAACCCTTTCCGGACAAACCACAGAGGCATTCTTAATATCAATTGCACATGTGCCCTTATTGAGTGTAGGCTTAAATTGTGCCTTAGGGGCAGCTGAACTTAGACCCTACTTAAAGGTCTTGTCAGACAAGTCCCCCTTCAATGTGAGTGTTTACCCCAATGCCGGCCTTCCCAATGAATTTGGAGAATACGATCAGGGTCCGGAAGAAATGGATAAGGAAGTAAGCCTGTTTTTAAAAGAAGGCTGGGTCAATATTGTTGGTGGCTGCTGCGGAACCACTCCGGAACATATTGCTGCTTTGGCCGAGTCTGCAAGTAAATATCCGCCAAGAAATCTACACGTTTTAACGGAAGAAGATTAATTTCATGAGTAAACCTACTAAAATATCCACCTTGCAATTATCAGGGTTAGAGCCACTGATTTTTAATGAATCCTTGAATTTTGTGAACATTGGTGAGCGTACCAATGTCACAGGTTCTAAGAAATTCGCAAGACTTGTATTGAATGACAACTATGACGAAGCGCTTGAAGTAGCCTTAGACCAAGTACGAGGAGGAGCGCAAATCTTAGATGTATGTATGGATGAAGCCATGCTAGATGGGGAGGCCGCCATGGTGAAATTCCTTAATCTGGTAGCCTCAGAACCTGAAATAAGTAGGATACCTGTAATGGTGGATAGCTCCAAATGGAGAATTATTTTGGCAGGACTTAAATGCATTCAAGGCAAAGGAATTGTCAATTCCATTAGTCTAAAAAATGGGGAGGAAGAATTTTTGTTCCAAGCCAAAACCATTAAAAAGTTTGGGGCTGCAGTGGTGGTCATGGCCTTTGATGAAAAAGGGCAAGCGGACTCTTACCAAAGGCGAATCGATATTTGTAAAAGGTCCTACGACTTGCTTACGGAGAAAATTAAATTTAATCCTCAAGACATTATCTTTGACCCCAATATCTTTCCGGTGGCTACCGGAATGGACGAACATAAAAACAATGCCGTTGACTTTTTTAAAGCCACCAAATGGATTAAAGAAAATCTTCCCGGTGCAAAGGTAAGTGGTGGAGTGAGTAACGTCTCTTTCTCTTTTAGAGGCAATAATCCGGTAAGAGAAGCCATGCATGCGGTATTCTTGTATCATGCCATAAAACATGGGATGGATATGGGAATAGTTAATCCATCTATGTTAGAGATTTATGACGACATCCCCAAAGACCTGCTTGAACGGGTAGAGGATGTGATGTGGAATAAACGGGAAGACGCTACTGAGAGATTATTGGATTTTGCTGACTCGGTAAAATCTCAAGGGAAAAAAGGCAAAGCAGATGAAGCTTGGAGAAGCCTGCCGGTGGAAAAAAGAATTCAACATGCTTTAGTCAAAGGGGTGTTGGACCATATCATTGAGGATACAGAAGAAGCACGCCAGCAATTGATCGATGCGTTAAAGGTCATTGAGGGTCCACTTATGGATGGGATGAATGTAGTTGGTGACCTTTTTGGTGAAGGTAAAATGTTTTTACCCCAGGTAGTAAAGAGTGCCAGAGTAATGAAGAAAGCTGTGGCTTACCTTGAACCATTTATGCCGGTTCCGGGCACCAATGAAGCCACAGGAGAGCAGGAGGATAATGTGAAGCGAATTTTATTGGCTACAGTAAAAGGAGATGTACATGACATTGGCAAAAATATAGTAGGAGTGGTCTTGGCTTGTAATTCTTACAAGATTATAGACCTGGGTGTGATGGTTGAAACTGATCGAATCATTCAAGAAGCTGTGGACAATGATGCCCATATTATCGGGCTAAGTGGGCTGATTACACCTTCATTGGATGAAATGGTTAATGTGGCTTCAGAAATGGAAAGACGGGGGCTGGATATTCCGCTTTTGATAGGAGGGGCAACCACCTCAAGAATCCATACTGCAGTGAAGATAGATCCCGTTTATAGTGGCATAGTTGTGCATGTGGCAGATGCTTCCAAGTCAGTCCCGGTGGCAGGAGAGGCCATTAGCAAAGAAACTAGGGATGCGTATAAAAAAGACATTAAAGCAACCTACCAGAAATTAAGGGAGGTACATGCAGCCAAGCAAGAGGTGAAACAAATGGCTACTTATAATGAAGCCAAAGCCAACCCTGTTGCCATAGATTGGGCGAATTATACACCTGTGAAGCCAAATAAATTGGGAGTGACTGTTTTGAAGAACATGGACCTTTCAATCATTAGAAATTATATTGACTGGACTCCTTTTTTCAGTACTTGGATGCTTTCAGGAAGATTTCCAAAGATTTTGAAGGATCCGGTAGTAGGCGCAGAGGCTCTTAAATTGTACAATGATGCCAATAAGATGTTAGATCGAATAGTGAATGAAGGTTGGTTGACAGCCAATGCTGTATTTGGTCTGTTTCCTGTGCAAAGATCCGGAGATGATTTGATGGTTGATCCTAATTTTACCGAGGGAAAACCCTTTTCCTTTCACTTCCTAAGACAACAAGGAAAAAAAGGTAAAGGAATTCCAAACCGCTCATTGGCAGATTATATCCATCCCGACAGTACAGATTATATGGGAGGATTTGCTGTTACAGCAGGGTTGAATATTGAAAAAAAGCTTAAGGAATTCCAGGAACAAGGGGATGATTACAACGACATCATGTTGAAGGCAATGGCTGACCGATTGGCAGAGG of the Cyclobacterium marinum DSM 745 genome contains:
- a CDS encoding gamma carbonic anhydrase family protein: MALIKKVNDKSPQWGKECWLADNATLTGDVVMGDYCTVWFNAVVRGDVHYIKIGDHTNIQDGAVIHCSYQKSPVNIGSEVSIAHNAIVHGCTIKDRVMIGMGAIVMDDAVVNEGAVIAAGAVVLAGTIVESNSIYAGIPAKRVKETGKEMKEAITRIASNYPKYASWYKDE
- the aceK gene encoding bifunctional isocitrate dehydrogenase kinase/phosphatase, which produces MSKELISNIVETILNGYDTYISDFKQITLRIPENFKNRDWQQLHANHRERLRLYKDQLKAIITTCKALLNEKADNKEVWAKIRESYFHAIASNEDRELAGTFFNSVFRKVFPGKLIDESLMFYDLSGTNEMDSIDESLFRNYPAQVELHDAFTKILEEFDFGVPYYQKEKDINFLVESVKKVILSRYKATKETTTQVLRDVFYRNKAAYLIGRTYLGNKWMPFIIPFLHNEKGIFADTLIFDPNIMSGIFSYTRSYFMAPIAIPSQTVNFLQSVIQHKRPYELYNAIGFNKHGKTAFYKDFTNHLEQSEDHFILAEGIKGMVMTVFTLPSSNIVFKLIKDHFEPPKNMTRQQVKEKYKLVGLHDRVGRMADTHEFENFRLPLNRIDPLLMKELKTNVNSLLSIEGDTLVIKHLYIERRLRPLNLYLETCSLEEAKHAVDEYAKAILQMAQANIFPGDMMTKNFGVTRQNRVIFYDYDEIEFLHCMNFRAKPKPQTYDQIYASRPWYEIKENDVFPEDFKRFMIGRQDVKAYFIENNPELFDPEYWSGIQSKLKKGELIHAFPYPESMRFRPEETV
- a CDS encoding NUDIX hydrolase is translated as MDLGHLVNNLVKVLEGPLPGRSAQERMAPIPLEMDRFDKQQMVNARKGAVLMLICPSPDQKNIFVPFIKRATYEGVHSGQIALPGGKKEHTDQDLGETALRETEEEIGVASDSIQIIGSLTDLYIPPSNFSVRPFIGYSSKSPTFLIDKREVDRLILCNFDELTDEAIVKKKGMDLAGGHRIQAPYYEINQEVVWGLRR
- a CDS encoding DUF819 family protein, which encodes MGVLGLVFYTSASAHPVFKAIYRVVPVVLLCYFLPALFNTIGLISGNDSQLYFVASRYLLPTSLVLLTLSIDLKSIAKLGPKALIMFLTGTFGIVIGGPVSLFLVAQFFPEVLGGTGADETWRGLATIAGSWIGGSANQTAMLELFGASPMLFSQMIAVDVIVANLWMAFLLYWAGNPGFFDKILKADTSAITALKKKVEIQQKNNVKIPNLSDAMTILGLGFFITGCSHFFGTYLGDFIGENYPELKPYSLDSRFFWLVILATTGGLILSFTRWRKLENVGASRMGSVLLYVLVATIGMQMDLAAVLDNPVYFLVGIIWMGFHILFMLIVAFIIKAPFFYVAIGSQANVGGAASAPIVASAFHPALAPVGVLLAVLGYGVGTYGAYICGILLQLAFGG
- a CDS encoding (2Fe-2S) ferredoxin domain-containing protein → MKPRRKYIFICNGKDCKKNDSKSFSSSLKQAVSIAPLKGNFKLVKTKCMDCCKSGPIAVYNNQLVKKGDTDKLIQFLMKDLL